A stretch of the Aythya fuligula isolate bAytFul2 chromosome 18, bAytFul2.pri, whole genome shotgun sequence genome encodes the following:
- the FADS6 gene encoding fatty acid desaturase 6: MPLEDGEVARRRGQHNSGATGLGGTRGEPHEDGTAPGGSGMEVTAEEPQLGPALGDGDVAAGRGEDAGGGLQPAGMEPEQFGVLGGEESLMAELSERVQKVVKSSSWWERHGVDASILACSLLALPAGFLCLRSARAVPFLAGILTLGVVHHTLSVKGSHLASHNALTESKSWGKVWAVFFIELCSAFTAEQATYNHVKLHHGYTNVIGLGDSSTWKLPFLNRYIYMFVAPLAVPIITPLVALGLLRNVELKVAARTVCCMFLGLYCHYWLLLHASGFQSPWSALLCMLLTRSLLAHPYIHVNIFQHIGLPMFAADRKPKRIHLMSQGVLNLPRNALLDWTFGHSLISCHVEHHLFPGLSDNMCLKIKPVVSRYLREKQLPYNEDTYGARLRLFLRQYEELMVHAPPITELVGIQ, from the exons ATGCCGCTGGAGGACGGGGAGGTGGCGAGGCGGAGGGGACAGCACAACAGCGGTGCCACCGGCCtcggggggacacggggggagCCCCACGAGGATGGGACAGCTCCGGGTGGCAGCGGGATGGAGGTGACAGCAGAGGAACCCCAGCTGGGACCAGCCCTGGGTGATGGGGACGTGGCCGCCGGAAGGGGAGAAGATGCTggaggggggctgcagccggcaGGGATGGAGCCGGAGCAGTTTGGGGTGTTGGGGGGCGAGGAGTCCCTCATGGCCGAGCTCTCGGAGCGGGTGCAGAAGGTggtgaagagcagcagctggtgggagCGGCACGGTGTGGACGCCTCCATCCTCGCCTGCAGCCTCCTCGCGCTCCCAGCAG GGTTCCTGTGCCTGCGCTCAGCCCGGGCTGTCCCGTTCCTGGCCGGGATCCTCACCCTCGGTGTGGTGCATCACACCCTGTCTGTGAAGGGCAGCCACCTGGCCAGCCACAATGCCCTCACCGAGTCCAAGTCATGGGGCAAAGTGTGGGCTGTCTTCTTCATCGAG ctctgctcagctttcACGGCTGAGCAAGCCACCTACAACCACGTGAAGCTCCACCACGGCTACACCAACGTCATCGGCCTGGGGGATTCCAGCACCTGGAAGCTCCCTTTCCTCAACCGCTACATCTACATGTTCGTGGCACCTCTCGCCGTGCCCATCATAACGCCCCTGGTGGCCCTCG GTTTGTTGAGGAACGTGGAGCTGAAGGTGGCTGCACGCACCGTGTGCTGCATGTTCCTGGGTCTCTACTGCCACTACTGGCTGCTGCTCCACGCCTCGGGCTTCCAGTCGCCGTGGTCGGCCCTGCTCTGCATGCTGCTCACCCGCTCCCTCCTGGCCCACCCCTACATCCACGTCAACATATTCCAG CACATCGGCCTCCCCATGTTTGCGGCCGATCGGAAGCCCAAGCGCATCCACCTGATGAGCCAGGGCGTGCTCAACCTGCCCCGCAACGCACTGCTCGACTGGACCTTCGGCCACTCGCTCATCAGCTGCCACGTGGAGCACCACCTCTTCCCCGGCCTGTCCGACAACATGTGCCTCAAG ATCAAACCCGTCGTGTCCCGGTACCTGAGGGAGAAGCAGCTGCCCTACAACGAGGACACCTATGGCGCCAGGCTGCGGCTCTTCCTGCGGCAGTACGAGGAGCTGATGGTCCACGCACCCCCCATAACGGAGCTGGTGGGCATCCAGTGA